The following proteins are co-located in the Malassezia restricta chromosome II, complete sequence genome:
- a CDS encoding AMP-binding enzyme — protein sequence MDHPLSFLLDLSAPGDGVSLGDHLAAHVTDNGRVKTLLDCLPSTNKRALISPDLSRPPLTHRMLKQFVASFTLPNSPHIKPLEQNNRVMMALPTGPENALALLCIACYFSCAPVNASCTAEELRDDSLRLGARAVISTVDSIERLELDRLYREHGIEILLLEPRPSGPAGLFDISLMVEEQPGSRQRGPLTPNNLKSQALVLHTSGTSGKKKVVPYSMRHLIVGACCVIQSWNLHPNQVNMNMMPLFHVGGIVRNLWAPVLSGSSTILCSGFDPNAWWTLTTQLGATWYYAAPTMHHAILASKPAEIDPSTQLQIRMICNAAGGLLPSLANELRATFNCTVLPSYGMTECMPIASPLITYQLERPGCSGIACGPHLSVRDQLDITKELERGKTGAVCVRGLPTFSGYELENGELDTSVFTKDGWFDSGDCGHMDEDGYLYITGRSKEIINKGGEVVSPFEVEEAITQACKGRVKQTLAFSVEHKVLQETIGVVIVPEAGQPRIGLVELQNSLRSYLHPSKWPFVMVYMDDLPKNQAGKPLRIKLGSRLGITSMSDDVPALDRHFEAKAPSKDVPLSRPIPCSRVTVDSRAVQRACYRIPGVLDAAVSQQRDRSLMAYIQVSEDAEFEAADIDRALGQILHGYAVPNPLHVFRQPLIKRDGDYDFAAMETIVREQNAASMSQTSILVSTIIGNLLDLDPGSITDESDFFLLGGNSLLLGRLIFMIRKETDVSLEVSSLFVNSTVSKIAALIDEQRNAGSSEEQDFYQIDEKGAGLYSSANLAHNYDDSDPAFSSHGNKPRSQTHPLVIFVQAIPFLFFYPLKAAWTWTIILHGLAFFAFYIEDSIWQRIGALLCSVAIARVTSRVICPVAAIAFKWVVIGHYRPGKYPMWCNYHLRWWIVNQSLRTSGRGVFALTPGLMKLYFRLLGMKIGKDVSIDQRTRFGEHDLITIHDRAQLDRCYVRGFCVERDGFFRLEPIVIGRDCVVNTYTFISPGARLADGTVWGPQSSSHEPPSPDSYAAYNSGSVRQPHILIRLLIGYPIVILVRLVSYVPWYASLCLLLSTPFGFDSTDSLRSVIAWYAYPHRIGYHFFARIIRKILPPLVNLVLGLIIKRCLGLNQPGSMRNASQLVLFRRWMTSQLLSQHHLKRAFEIIGTHYEMTSVVFRIMGAKIGKRVYWPGSGIYCPDPELLEVGDDVVFGSRSEVITSDSISFDPIRISRGAMIADRVVLLPGATIGTQCVMGSGALARRNGNYEDRSVWMGSKNGEAVSFGKSQGPAELGEEDTITPFGRAYYQRRANYFVMPYLMIVALNVLLQAVAAAYWAGGFAATVVAINRIVQTFFDRSDFLFPDHWYRPAFLYLCICIFFVVILPGQAIISLLWLIVTKWIIIGRRREGKYNWDQSSYCQRWQTHLTLQKPTMQGYGGYIFHNLSGTVFAVWFLRALGARIGKDCAIWAGGKPSLTLTEPDLVTMGDNVSIDDCSVVAHINSRGQFSLNRLRIGDGCAMRTGSRLLSGASMESQSMLLEHTLVASGEITESWAVYGGWPARRLNLLRPSPLKA from the coding sequence ATGGATCACCCGCTATCTTTCCTGCTGGACTTGTCGGCTCCTGGTGATGGTGTATCACTAGGTGATCATTTGGCAGCCCATGTTACCGACAATGGACGTGTCAAAACCCTCCTAGATTGTCTGCCCTCAACAAACAAACGTGCACTTATTTCTCCGGACCTATCGCGTCCGCCATTGACGCACCGCATGCTGAAGCAATTTGTGGCATCATTTACGCTGCCCAACAGTCCTCATATTAAGCCACTCGAACAAAACAACCGTGTCATGATGGCTCTTCCAACAGGCCCTGAGAACGCTTTGGCGTTGCTTTGCATTGCCTGTTACTTTAGCTGTGCACCTGTAAATGCCAGTTGCACAGCTGAAGAGCTGCGTGATGATTCTTTACGTCTGGGAGCTCGTGCTGTAATTTCGACCGTGGACTCCATCGAGCGTCTGGAGTTGGATCGCCTTTACAGAGAGCACGGTATTGAGATTCTTCTTCTCGAGCCTCGTCCATCAGGGCCTGCAGGTCTCTTTGACATATCCCTCATGGTAGAAGAACAACCAGGATCACGTCAGCGTGGCCCTCTCACCCCAAACAACCTGAAAAGTCAGGCTTTGGTTCTGCATACTTCAGGCACCTCTGGTAAAAAGAAGGTCGTGCCGTATTCCATGCGCCATTTGATTGTCGGCGCTTGCTGCGTTATTCAAAGTTGGAACTTGCACCCTAACCAAGTAAATATGAACATGATGCCGCTTTTCCATGTTGGTGGTATTGTGAGAAACCTGTGGGCACCGGTCTTGTCTGGCAGCAGTACCATTCTTTGCAGTGGATTTGACCCAAACGCATGGTGGACGCTCACGACTCAGCTGGGTGCCACGTGGTACTACGCTGCTCCAACTATGCACCACGCAATTTTGGCATCTAAGCCAGCTGAAATCGACCCTTCGACCCAGCTTCAAATTCGAATGATCTGTAACGCTGCTGGTGGATTGTTGCCGTCGTTGGCTAACGAACTTCGTGCCACTTTCAACTGCACGGTCTTACCCTCTTATGGTATGACTGAATGTATGCCGATTGCATCACCTCTTATTACATATCAACTCGAGCGTCCTGGTTGCTCTGGCATTGCTTGCGGCCCTCACCTTAGCGTTCGAGACCAGCTTGATATCACAAAAGAGCTCGAACGCGGCAAGACGGGCGCCGTTTGTGTAAGGGGTCTCCCAACCTTCAGTGGTTACGAGCTTGAAAACGGTGAACTCGATACTTCCGTTTTTACGAAAGACGGATGGTTTGACTCAGGTGACTGTGGTCACATGGACGAAGATGGCTACTTGTACATCACCGGACGTTCTAAAGAAATTATCAACAAAGGTGGTGAAGTCGTTTCGCCTTTCGAAGTAGAGGAGGCGATTACCCAAGCCTGCAAGGGGCGCGTCAAACAGACGCTGGCTTTCTCTGTTGAGCACAAGGTACTACAGGAAACGATTGGCGTCGTGATTGTGCCCGAAGCTGGCCAACCTCGTATCGGTCTGGTCGAGCTGCAGAATTCGCTCCGGAGTTACTTGCATCCATCCAAGTGGCCTTTCGTGATGGTTTATATGGATGACTTGCCGAAGAATCAAGCAGGTAAACCGCTGCGTATTAAACTTGGCTCGCGTTTGGGTATCACGTCAATGTCGGATGATGTACCCGCTCTTGATCGTCACTTTGAGGCCAAGGCTCCCTCAAAGGATGTGCCTCTTTCACGTCCCATTCCTTGCTCCCGTGTGACTGTGGATTCGCGCGCTGTTCAGCGTGCTTGCTACCGTATTCCTGGTGTATTGGATGCAGCTGTCTCACAACAGCGAGACCGATCCCTCATGGCATACATTCAGGTGTCAGAAGATGCTGAGTTTGAGGCAGCAGATATTGATCGCGCACTTGGTCAGATCCTGCACGGCTATGCCGTGCCAAACCCTCTACATGTTTTCCGTCAGCCACTGATCAAAAGGGATGGCGATTACGATTTCGCTGCGATGGAAACTATCGTACGTGAACAAAACGCCGCGTCCATGTCACAAACGTCGATTCTTGTCAGTACTATCATTGGAAACCTGCTCGATCTCGACCCTGGCTCGATTACTGATGAATCCGACTTCTTCCTTTTGGGTGGTAACAGCTTGCTTCTTGGTCGACTTATTTTCATGATCCGCAAAGAAACGGATGTGAGCCTCGAAGTCTCGTCACTCTTCGTTAACTCTACAGTATCCAAGATTGCAGCTCTCATCGATGAACAACGTAATGCAGGTTCATCAGAAGAACAGGACTTCTACCAGATCGACGAAAAAGGTGCAGGGCTCTATTCTTCTGCGAATCTTGCGCACAATTATGACGACTCGGACCCGGCATTCTCTTCACATGGCAATAAGCCACGCAGTCAAACACACCCACTGGTCATATTCGTTCAAGCCATTCCATTCCTATTCTTTTATCCTCTAAAAGCTGCGTGGACTTGGACGATCATTCTCCATGGCCTGGCATTTTTCGCCTTCTACATTGAAGACTCAATCTGGCAGCGGATTGGTGCACTGCTGTGTTCCGTTGCGATTGCGCGTGTCACGAGCCGTGTTATATGTCCCGTTGCGGCAATTGCATTCAAGTGGGTAGTAATCGGTCATTACCGGCCCGGCAAGTACCCCATGTGGTGCAATTACCATTTGCGTTGGTGGATTGTCAACCAGTCGCTCCGCACAAGCGGGCGAGGTGTTTTCGCACTGACGCCCGGCTTGATGAAGTTGTATTTCCGTCTATTGGGTATGAAGATTGGCAAGGACGTGAGTATCGATCAAAGGACAAGGTTTGGTGAGCACGACTTGATAACAATTCATGATCGTGCACAGCTTGATCGTTGCTACGTTCGCGGTTTTTGTGTTGAACGTGACGGCTTCTTCCGTCTGGAGCCAATTGTCATTGGTCGTGACTGCGTCGTCAACACGTATACGTTTATATCGCCTGGTGCTCGCCTGGCTGATGGCACTGTGTGGGGTCCACAATCCTCGTCGCACGAGCCGCCATCACCTGACTCGTATGCAGCGTACAACAGCGGGTCGGTTCGTCAGCCACACATCCTAATTCGCTTGTTGATTGGCTATCCGATCGTTATTCTTGTGCGCCTTGTCTCTTATGTTCCTTGGTATGCCTCTCTGTGCTTGCTATTGTCGACACCATTCGGTTTCGATTCCACCGACTCACTACGAAGCGTCATTGCCTGGTACGCGTACCCTCATCGTATCGGATACCACTTCTTCGCTCGTATCATTCGCAAAATCCTGCCTCCGCTGGTCAACTTGGTGCTTGGCCTCATAATCAAGCGATGCCTTGGTCTCAACCAACCTGGCTCAATGCGTAATGCCAGCCAGTTGGTTCTATTCCGTCGTTGGATGACCTCGCAGTTGCTGAGCCAGCATCATCTCAAGCGCGCATTCGAAATTATCGGTACGCACTACGAAATGACTTCGGTCGTTTTTCGTATTATGGGTGCTAAAATCGGTAAGCGTGTGTACTGGCCTGGCTCGGGTATTTATTGCCCTGACCCAGAGTTGCTGGAGGTAGGTGATGATGTGGTCTTTGGCTCGCGTTCCGAGGTCATTACTTCGGACTCGATTAGCTTCGATCCTATCCGCATAAGCCGTGGTGCAATGATTGCTGACCGTGTGGTGCTCCTCCCGGGTGCTACTATTGGTACTCAGTGTGTTATGGGCTCAGGTGCTCTAGCTCGCCGTAATGGCAACTACGAAGACCGTTCTGTTTGGATGGGCTCGAAGAATGGTGAGGCTGTCAGCTTTGGCAAGTCGCAAGGTCCTGCTGAGCTTGGTGAGGAAGACACAATCACACCATTCGGTCGTGCATACTAccagcgtcgtgcgaaCTACTTTGTGATGCCTTACCTGATGATCGTTGCTCTCAATGTGCTTTTGCAagccgtcgctgccgctTATTGGGCAGGTGGTTTCGCTGCAACAGTCGTTGCTATCAACCGGATCGTTCAGACCTTCTTCGATCGTTCAGACTTTTTGTTCCCTGATCACTGGTATCGACCTGCTTTCTTGTACCTGTGTATCTGCATTTTCTTTGTTGTTATTTTGCCAGGACAGGCCATTATTTCCCTTCTTTGGCTGATTGTGACGAAGTGGATAATCATTGGTCGACGTCGAGAAGGAAAGTACAACTGGGATCAGAGCAGTTACTGTCAGCGCTGGCAGACGCACCTCACGCTGCAAAAGCCAACAATGCAAGGTTATGGTGGTTACATTTTCCACAATTTGTCCGGTACAGTGTTTGCTGTGTGGTTCCTGCGTGCATTGGGTGCGCGGATCGGCAAAGACTGTGCGATTTGGGCCGGAGGTAAACCTAGCCTCACGCTCACAGAGCCAGATCTTGTAACGATGGGTGACAATGTATCAATCGATGACTGTTCAGTTGTGGCACACATCAACTCGCGTGGTCAGTTTAGTCTGAATCGCCTGCGTATAGGCGATGGATGCGCCATGCGTACTGGTAGTCGCTTGTTGTCCGGTGCCAGTATGGAGTCACAGTCCATGTTGCTTGAACACACTCTTGTGGCCTCTGGTGAAATTACAGAGAGTTGGGCTGTCTATGGTGGCTGGCCAGCCCGTCGCCTTAATTTATTGCGACCCTCTCCGCTAAAGGCATAA
- a CDS encoding DNA-directed RNA polymerases I, II, and III subunit RPABC2: MSFEAGEENEGEYFDEGDVFQEGDVDDTLNEDGDMGDDVDHYGDEEIVHSSANGGVPANVDSNGKPNKERITTPYMTKYEKARILGTRALQISMNAPVLVPTEGEMDPLAIAQKELAAKKIPLLVRRYLPDGTFEDWSVSELIITE; the protein is encoded by the exons ATGAGCTTTGAAGCTGGAGAAGAGAACGAAGGAGA ATACTTTGATGAGGGAGATGTTTTTCAGGAGGGTGATGTGGATGACACGCTAAATGAGGATGGTGATATGGGAGACGACGTAGATCATTATGGTGACGAGGAAATTGTTCATTCAAGTGCCAACGGCGGTGTGCCTGCTAATGTGGACTCCAATGGAAAGCCAAATAAAGAGCGAATCACCACTCCTTACATGACGAAATACGAAAAAGCGCGTATTCTTGGAACGCGTGCGCTTCAAATTAG CATGAATGCACCTGTCCTAGTACCGACAGAAGGTGAGATGGATCCATTGGCTATTGCTCAGAAGGAGCTGGCCGCGAAGAAAATTCCACTACTCGTGCGGCGGTATCTGCCTGACGGTACATTCGAAGACTGGAGCGTATCAGAGCTAATTATCACGGAATAG
- a CDS encoding zinc finger protein, C2H2 type: MSDCLESKSLYSESKKEGMRERYGEIHVSKDEALVCLWKDCGIVCDNAEVLYNHLCNTHVGRISKNNLCLTCHWDNCNASYGKRDHITSHIRIHTPLKPYSCSVCGKSFKRTQDLKKHGRTHMNTSNLSYEAASPKNIQGKASDEQNSVSTVYPKSIPSPEVLENVPTPAFSSLSSRESASPTSSPNTMRPYNFGSTPTYQPGIGLPAMQPRMNESVYPCLPRWAPGYASHIATRVPEAMSTQENVQETRSFGNESLKRPRSAVSDFWSDVQRKKMAPMYDDSMMERLDDLLWPQFYSLNDLNSCLTESMNAIQGINESADPRFSSVMNPANTNLQDINAWLLQLGNSMSHDLSAMHGQQSNFAQTLSQYDLDHIPGVDLVLPPAVLNTKDQAVGSDVGPGSMPVFGQPQDKGFSPIYRQVQPLTRMPLAPHEDAVQGYGNNANPTFSSARGHGCESYFAKEHYHGSMYPKLPSSREEIQTSSSTSTATSMPRFMPNDGIKIRQRHMQLVLNLLLALNKNKFIHPETGHVLPMGRIPMLRRTDTRNRLSTMRQTLPLSAIPPKPTLSQPTNSRPRNMGATRETKRATLPSISQLLSNVDMD, from the coding sequence ATGAGTGATTGTCTGGAGTCCAAATCGTTGTATTCTGAGAGCAAGAAAGAAGGGATGAGAGAGAGATATGGAGAAATCCATGTCTCGAAggatgaggcgctcgtATGTTTGTGGAAGGACTGTGGCATTGTGTGCGACAATGCAGAGGTCTTGTACAATCACCTGTGTAATACCCACGTCGGTCGTATAAGCAAAAATAACTTATGTTTGACCTGTCATTGGGATAATTGTAACGCAAGTTATGGAAAGCGTGATCATATCACCAGTCATATTCGCATCCACACGCCACTCAAACCATATTCTTGTTCTGTGTGTGGGAAAAGCTTCAAGAGGACGCAAGACTTGAAGAAGCATGGACGCACACACATGAATACTTCAAATCTCTCTTATGAGGCTGCTTCTCCGAAAAATATTCAAGGTAAAGCATCAGATGAACAGAATAGTGTATCCACGGTGTACCCCAAATCGATCCCGTCGCCAGAGGTCCTCGAAAATGTTCCCACGCCAGCTTTTTCATCTTTATCTTCTCGTGAGTCTGCATCGCCTACGTCTTCGCCAAATACTATGCGACCTTATAATTTCGGCTCGACGCCAACGTATCAACCGGGTATCGGACTCCCAGCGATGCAGCCGCGTATGAATGAGTCAGTCTACCCGTGCTTGCCCCGATGGGCTCCTGGTTACGCTTCTCATATTGCTACCCGAGTACCTGAGGCTATGTCCACGCAGGAAAATGTACAAGAGACGCGCTCTTTTGGAAATGAAAGTCTAAAGCGGCCTCGATCAGCCGTTTCAGACTTTTGGAGTGATGTACAACGCAAGAAGATGGCACCTATGTATGATGATTCGATGATGGAGCGCTTGGATGATCTTTTGTGGCCGCAATTTTACAGCTTGAATGATTTGAATTCCTGCTTAACTGAATCTATGAACGCAATTCAAGGGATTAATGAATCAGCTGACCCGCGATTTTCTTCGGTGATGAATCCGGCGAACACAAACTTGCAAGATATTAATGCATGGCTTCTTCAGCTTGGTAATAGTATGTCTCATGATTTGTCGGCAATGCATGGCCAGCAAAGCAACTTTGCCCAGACTTTGTCGCAATATGACCTGGATCACATTCCTGGTGTAGATTTGGTGTTGCCACCTGCTGTGCTGAATACAAAAGACCAGGCAGTGGGGAGTGACGTGGGACCTGGCAGTATGCCAGTCTTTGGCCAGCCACAAGACAAGGGATTTAGTCCAATCTACAGGCAAGTGCAACCGCTAACGCGAATGCCGTTGGCACCGCATGAGGACGCTGTTCAGGGATATGGCAACAACGCGAATCCAACTTTCTCTTCGGCTCGAGGTCATGGCTGCGAGTCATACTTTGCGAAAGAACACTATCATGGTAGCATGTATCCCAAACTTCCCTCTTCAAGAGAAGAGATCCAGACTTCCTCATCAACGTCAACAGCCACATCTATGCCCAGGTTTATGCCCAACGACGGTATTAAGATTCGTCAGCGCCACATGCAGTTGGTTTTGAACTTGTTGCTTGCGCTGAACAAGAATAAGTTTATTCATCCTGAGACGGGACATGTTCTTCCCATGGGACGTATACCAATGCTAAGGCGAACAGACACGAGAAACAGGTTATCTACGATGCGTCAAACACTGCCACTTTCGGCAATACCACCAAAACCTACACTTTCGCAACCGACAAATTCTCGTCCACGCAATATGGGTGCTACGCGCGAAACGAAACGAGCCACTTTACCTAGTATTTCACAACTTCTTTCTAACGTGGATATGGATTAA
- a CDS encoding DNA mismatch repair protein MSH3 yields the protein MSGPPRRVVPRKRASDDANIKAPINQIRKNDQYTPLERQVLQLKAENPGMLLLVEVGYKMKFFEQDARIASQVLNIACYTEKNLVTAMVPVTRVYFHIKRLIAQGYKVGISRQTETRALKAASGAMHKPFDRKVTAVYTSSTWIDDTSGPDQSSEQIICAITEPRPGSLALVAVDMPTSTITYDNWEDGLTRDALRTRLAHLAPRELVFSPASINEVTRHHIQLYQMETAFLVRLESCDKVCPLDALLQGDTLAWTLSELSYSVQDALAVLCTHLKTYNMTSAFQHVDNYASFTSRSCMLLSSATMEHLELLQNATDHQVHGSLLWLLDECITPMGRRLLREWIRHPLIDAKTIQARADAISLLREFKSRVLHRAIALLTNLPDLMRGLTRIMHLLVEPSELATILLALHRVTLEFDASDSTGNSLLDSTIWDLSAARAEVRSAVEALSIPHARRCEKDKLYTDPSRYPTIQEWHSVLDQDEKAFEEHLLEVRRILKRPSLIYARVSDIDHLIEVRTGDVSHVPSEWIRISGTKKSVRFHTPEIVRLQKRRDQHREMLASAAKDAFRDFVSKLTLAYVPLRRVVQALATLDALASLARVASRPGFVRPHVQQHGHMLRLVQFRHPVTEACTGSYVPNDISLGGDHDPRGMIFTGSNMGGKSSTMRAVALVVLLAQLGSYVPCKEAYISCRDSICTRMGARDDILCGKSTFMVEACETAHIWRSSTSRSLVLLDEFGRGTSTFDGTALAYAILSAFAERGALMPLLLFTTHYVSLTRLAYIYPQLLVNVHMRVEAECLDGEEKIVFLHRLVNGAASKSFGIHIAAMAGIPKFITQRAHEKSLALEDTHKSAERTATYADIVKAIYRQDTSKFLEAVQSFPII from the coding sequence ATGTCAGGGCCACCCAGACGTGTCGTGCCCCGAAAGCGTGCCTCTGATGACGCCAATATCAAAGCTCCCATAAATCAAATTCGTAAGAATGATCAATATACCCCTTTAGAGCGACAAGTACTTCAACTCAAGGCCGAAAATCCAGGTATGCTGTTACTTGTGGAAGTCGGCTACAAGATGAAGTTTTTCGAGCAAGATGCACGCATTGCAAGTCAAGTACTGAATATTGCCTGCTATACTGAGAAAAATTTAGTGACAGCTATGGTGCCAGTGACACGTGTTTACTTTCACATCAAACGCCTTATCGCTCAGGGATACAAAGTTGGCATATCACGGCAGACCGAGACTCGCGCGCTCAAGGCAGCATCAGGAGCTATGCATAAGCCATTCGATCGAAAAGTTACGGCAGTATATACATCAAGCACATGGATCGATGATACGTCTGGCCCTGATCAGAGCTCTGAGCAAATTATTTGCGCCATTACAGAGCCTCGTCCTGGCTCATTAGCGCTTGTCGCCGTTGACATGCCGACATCCACCATTACATATGACAATTGGGAAGACGGATTAACGCGTGATGCATTGAGAACCCGTCTTGCTCATCTGGCGCCCCGTGAGCTTGTTTTTTCACCTGCCTCGATCAACGAAGTGACACGACACCATATACAGCTCTACCAAATGGAAACTGCGTTTCTTGTGCGTCTAGAGTCTTGCGATAAAGTATGTCCACTTGACGCACTCCTTCAAGGTGATACCTTGGCATGGACTCTATCAGAGCTTTCTTATAGTGTCCAAGACGCACTAGCCGTATTGTGCACACATCTCAAAACGTACAACATGACATCTGCATTCCAACACGTCGACAATTATGCCTCGTTTACATCGCGCTCTTGTATGTTACTCAGCAGTGCAACAATGGAGCATCTTGAACTCTTACAGAATGCAACGGATCATCAAGTGCATGGTAGTCTACTGTGGCTTTTAGACGAATGCATCACCCCCATGGgacgtcgtcttcttcgcgAATGGATTCGACATCCACTCATTGATGCTAAGACAATTCAGGCACGCGCAGACGCTATAAGTCTGCTCCGTGAATTTAAATCTCGTGTTTTGCACCGCGCCATCGCACTCCTTACCAACCTTCCTGACCTCATGCGAGGCTTGACACGAATTATGCATCTTTTGGTTGAACCATCTGAACTTGCGACAATATTACTTGCCCTGCACCGCGTTACACTGGAATTTGATGCATCTGATTCTACTGGCAACTCATTGCTAGACTCTACGATCTGGGATCTCAGCGCAGCACGGGCTGAGGTTCGTTCGGCTGTCGAAGCACTCTCTATtccacacgcacgacgctgtgAAAAAGACAAGCTTTACACGGATCCATCTCGATATCCAACGATACAAGAATGGCATTCCGTGCTCGATCAGGACGAAAAGGCGTTCGAGGAACATTTACTCGAGGTACGCCGCATCCTCAAACGACCTTCTTTGATCTATGCTCGTGTGTCTGACATTGATCATCTTATTGAAGTACGCACCGGTGATGTGTCACACGTACCCTCTGAATGGATTCGTATAAGCGGAACGAAGAAGTCTGTGCGTTTCCATACGCCAGAGATCGTGCGGTTGCAAAAGCGACGTGACCAACATCGTGAGATGCTCGCATCCGCTGCGAAGGATGCATTTCGCGACTTTGTCTCGAAATTGACGCTGGCTTATGTCCCGCTCCGCCGCGTCGTTCAGGCACTCGCGAccctcgatgcgctcgccagTCTTGCTCGCGTAGCCTCAAGACCAGGCTTTGTACGCCCTCATGTGCAGCAACATGGCCACATGTTACGACTCGTGCAATTTCGACACCCTGTGACGGAGGCGTGTACCGGCTCTTATGTACCCAATGATATATCCCTGGGAGGGGATCACGATCCTCGCGGCATGATATTTACGGGATCCAATATGGGTGGGAAGTCTagcacgatgcgcgcggTTGCGCTTGTGGTACTTCTTGCTCAATTAGGATCTTACGTTCCATGCAAAGAGGCCTATATCTCCTGTCGTGACAGTATTTGTACGCGAATGGGCGCTCGTGATGATATTTTGTGCGGAAAATCAACATTTATGGTCGAAGCGTGCGAAACTGCCCACATTTGGCGAAGCTCGACGTCGCGCTCCCTTGTATTACTGGATGAATTTGGACGGGGGACGTCGACTTTTGATGGCACTGCACTTGCATACGCGATTTTGAGTGCCTTTGCCGAGCGTGGCGCGCTGATGCCTTTACTCCTCTTCACCACACACTATGTATCACTGACACGTCTAGCATACATATATCCTCAGCTGCTAGTGAATGTGCACATGAGGGTGGAAGCTGAATGCCTCGATGGCGAGGAAAAGATTGTGTTCCTTCACAGGCTTGTAAACGGAGCTGCATCCAAATCATTTGGCATCCACATCGCAGCTATGGCAGGTATTCCTAAATTCATTACACAACGTGCTCACGAAAAATCGTTGGCCCTTGAAGATACCCATAAATCTGCTGAACGTACCGCTACGTATGCTGACATTGTCAAAGCCATATATCGGCAAGATACCTCCAAATTTTTAGAAGCTGTACAATCATTTCCCATAATCTAA
- a CDS encoding geranylgeranyl transferase type-2 subunit beta, giving the protein MASTLLVEQHVKFIQQLEQKRDSSLAYHMTAHLRMNGVYWGVCALELMRAGDALDREALIKFVLSCYDGLTGGFGAYPSHDAHILSTLSAIQILALKDALDELGERRTRIVEFVLSLQRQNGSFQGDKWGETDTRFLYCAVSALAHLHALDKLDKEKTIQWLLRCSNFDGGFGLTEGAESHAAQVFTCVGALSILNALDRIDQDTLAWWLVERQVPGGGLNGRPQKLEDVCYSWWVLSSLSLINRLHWIDADKLQSFILSAQDPDRGGIADRPENVADVFHTQFGVAGLSLLGYEGLERVDPTYCMPYSVTRKLHISRPYQDLAL; this is encoded by the coding sequence atggcgtcgacgctgctggtggaACAGCATGTCAAGTTTATCCAACAGCTGGAACAGAAGCGAGACAGTAGCTTGGCATACCACATGACTGCACATCTTCGTATGAATGGTGTGTACTGGGGCGTTTGTGCACTTGAATTAATGCGTGCTGGTGATGCACTTGATCGCGAAGCACTCATCAAGTTTGTCCTGAGTTGTTACGATGGATTGACTGGTGGATTTGGTGCATATCCATCGCATGATGCACACATACTCAGTACACTTAGCGCCATCCAAATCCTGGCCTTGAAAGATGCCTTAGATGAGCTTGGCGAACGCCGCACCCGTATTGTTGAATTTGTATTGAGTCTACAACGTCAAAACGGTTCGTTCCAGGGTGATAAGTGGGGTGAAACAGATACGCGCTTTTTGTACTGTGCGGTTAGTGCTTTAGCCCACCTACATGCATTGGATAAGCTGGATAAAGAAAAGACCATCCAGTGGCTTTTGCGTTGCTCCAACTTTGACGGTGGCTTTGGGCTCACGGAAGGAGCAGAAAGTCATGCGGCACAGGTGTTTACATGTGTGGGTGCGCTTTCGATACTAAACGCTCTGGATCGAATTGACCAAGACACATTGGCGTGGTGGCTCGTGGAGCGACAAGTGCCTGGAGGTGGTTTGAACGGACGCCCTCAGAAACTGGAGGACGTCTGTTACAGCTGGTGGGTGCTATCATCATTAAGCTTGATAAATCGATTGCACTGGATTGACGCAGATAAGCTGCAATCGTTTATACTGTCAGCGCAGGACCCTGATCGTGGTGGCATTGCCGACAGGCCAGAGAATGTGGCTGACGTCTTTCACACGCAATTTGGTGTGGCTGGACTGTCCCTCCTTGGCTACGAAggactcgagcgcgtggacCCCACGTACTGCATGCCCTATTCTGTGACACGAAAGCTACATATAAGCCGGCCATACCAGGATTTAGCTTTATAG